ggacaaaAGGAGGCACAACAAGAGAGAAACCatagttatttaaatgaaatcttTATTAATAAGgcaaacattaaaatacaaaatgcacCTCCCTtaatgagaaaacaaaaaacttagTCAAAACAAGTTACTCAAACCATTTGAACACAAGTTACAGATCACAAAAATATTactgccccccctcccccccccactctcCCTCAGAGGCTTCACTTTGCTGCCTGCTGGGCCTGACGGCGCAGCAGCACGTAGATCTTCTCTTTGATCCAGTCCTTGTTGTACGGCTGGTACGTCTGTGTGTCGGCACGATACCTGAGGCAGCACAAAAAACTACATTCAGTTTCACATTTCTTTGAGGCTTGGCTGCCCTGGATCCTCGATTCTCTCACGCAcactagacaaaaaataaaaaaaattcgcACGAGACTTGTCTCCGTATGCTCGTCCTCTCAAGGGCACTTTAGCAGAGTGGTGGCTTGAACCCAAATTAACGGGACTTCTTTTAGGCATAGAGAGCGGTCATCTGCTCTAACAGGACACCTGCAGCACTGTGGGTTAGAATCCTGGCTTGATTTTCTGCACTCACTGTAACCACCGCCTCAAGGAGCCATGAAGTAGTGTGGCTGGGAGcagggaaatctgtttagagtgcttattttaatttataaaaatgtcGATATTTGGCGCCAGCGTATCGAGAATCTTACGTAGAAGGACAGCGATATATTGCCCCACCTCTATTCAATATCTTGAAATGTGACCATCTTGATGACTTCCCTCCAAATACAAATCAGTAGAAAAACCTCCGGGACACTAGTATTTGTGCATGCTATACTTGTAGAGTACAACCACAGtggtagtctggctatcaccagaccaagctcaatcttttaagattgaacattagtctggggagtctgctctgtattttctactgcacaagaggcgtgatcaacgggcgtagttcaaatgactctgtacgcaactggatagtccttcaaccaatcagaccaacgatccgggtgacgtagcagcgacagcggcatcaacgggttgctgcgcttcggtggccgccatgttgaatgtaaacaaaaagctgcttccCGTCACtcctctatcgtcatcgtggtgaataagccagtttgtgattggtcgccgcagatttgtaacggaagcaggatagataaacgtacaggtttgcagcctgagctgcagggagaaatcaaaccACCGGCATATCGGGCTGGATTTACCCAGTCTACCAAAGTGGTGTATTTTAATCAAATCATTAATGTCATTAGTTTGTTTCCTTGTCCAACTTACACCAAACAGCTGAGGTCAGCCAGGTCGTCGATGAAGTCAAACAGCTGGCTGATGTCGTACGTTATTGACGGACTGTTGGGGTTCATTCTCTTTAAATGCTCCTCGTACATCTTACACACACCTGCGCAGGAGACAGAGGATCCAGTATGTTACACACatccatattaataataaaatcacgTTAACCCAGATCATCTGCATTAGAGAAAACAGACAAATATGTAGCAAAACGTTTTCATATCGACTGGATCAACTACATATctgacagttgttttttttgctgtagcCCTTGCATGGTAGCTCTGCAccggtgtatgaatgtgtgtgtgaacgagaggcaaattgtaaagcgATGTATAAATGCAGCCATTTACCATGTCAACGGTGAATATAAAAATGGATACAACTCAACTATTGACAATACATAAATGTTACTAGGTTCAACTAAGTAAGATCGCAACTTTTTACGGAAAAAGAAGGCGGcacactttattaatcccgcaaggggaaataaAAATAAGGAAAGGTAACACTGGGGCTTATCTAAACATGAGACCAATATCATGTAAAATTGCCATCACATTTACATAGTGCATGCCTGTAAGTGACTAGTGTTTGTGCTGCAATGGAGGGACATGCAGCTAAAGTCCTCAAGGGTGCAGGGAGAACATCTACATGTAAGCCAAAGAGCACTGGAAAAGTCATTGCCCGTCACTAGGAGCACACTAGTCCTTCGAAAGCACCATCAGCTCACCTTCCATACACTCGTTGACGGATTCATAATCGGCATATGTCCTTCCCTCTGGCCTCTTGGTGGGCTGCACAAGCAGGATGGTGTGAGACtagaacgaacacacacacacacacacacacagactcaagTGTTTTGTACCTTCATGGTGTAATGCACTTATTGAAAGTCGCTTtagataaaagcatcagctaaatgaaaaTTTAATGAATagccaaaaagaaaaagtctaTTCCAGGTGTGAAAGGCAATTTATCATGCAGTCAAATAATGAAACACAGATGTGCAGTCTTTCATGTTTGTCCTAATATATCAAccaacaccagatactgactggtttttggaccccctcccccaatacagtaaaacagcacattttagtgtggccttttattgtggccagcctaaggcacacctgtgcaataatcctgctgtctaatcagcatcttgatatgccacacctgtgaggtggatggattatctcggcaaaggagaagtgctaactaacacagatttgtgaacaatatttgggagaaataggccttttgtgtacatagaaaaagtcttagattgagttcagctcatgaaaaatgggagcaaaaacaaaagtgttgcgtttataattttgttcagtataTTTTGTTGCGATCTCTCGTTCTGTTAACATGTAGCTATATTTGGAAGATAAGTCTGTAGccattaaacaaaaacatcttaTTTTTTTCGGCATATTAGTCGTAAGTCAAATACAAAGCAAACAGACGTATAGCGGAGCCTTGAGCTAAATCTTGATGTAAATTAGCTGCGCTAGCAAACACTGAATAGCAAATTAGAGtgaaataacaaacaaacagtgcTACGGGGCTAGTTAGCAGTAAATATGTGCTTTATTTGTCTGAGTTTAGTCAGTGCGGGTTCTTGCTGCTTCTCAACTGCCAAACATCGTCCCCCACAttcatgctaacgttagcagagaGCTTTCAGCCTTATTGAACAC
This region of Sander vitreus isolate 19-12246 chromosome 20, sanVit1, whole genome shotgun sequence genomic DNA includes:
- the LOC144535583 gene encoding enhancer of rudimentary homolog, which gives rise to MSHTILLVQPTKRPEGRTYADYESVNECMEGVCKMYEEHLKRMNPNSPSITYDISQLFDFIDDLADLSCLVYRADTQTYQPYNKDWIKEKIYVLLRRQAQQAAK